A genomic window from Xyrauchen texanus isolate HMW12.3.18 chromosome 15, RBS_HiC_50CHRs, whole genome shotgun sequence includes:
- the LOC127655455 gene encoding TBC1 domain family member 31-like isoform X2, with protein sequence MSPKVRTVRYLDFLPDSFDGGSNQTLGVLSQEGIMRFINIQTCKQIFEIGSHEDAISSASISPKGHHIVAVMDSGALKIYDVRSLTPDISQPPQPLLKKVTKGNSNEGFCLKVKVQTGTGQHPVKTSGRRIQTKVLPRPTASTLDNKEIDLPNGLNRKRLQALLRAFGEFPAKYRMFIWRSLLHLPENHAAFSSLTNKGLYSAYMSLQERFPIKSHKLQRGLQRVLSALAHWAAVFGETDYLPLLAFPFVKLFQNNPLICFEVVATVIVNWCQHWFEYFPNPPLNVLNLAENVLAHHDRELLQHFVACGVTSQLYAWPLFETLFSEVLIREEWLKLFDNVFSNHPSFLLMAVVAYVTCCRAPLLLCTDKKDFEYFFHHRNSLDIGAMLKEAYRLMENTPADIHPSSTLSEFEPLTQGQYPIFNKYPTFIVEYQSQERERIRHQEVEYLRERQEVQELHAEAVRQQAEFEAWYKQQELLVQGEEQHRRILQEEENKLAEQRARLAAMKRELKVKELNLIDSARRRFLKHQQDQRRIQLQRLDDEIQRKMVLRDQETATAVHDIEVRQMELDAQRHLFEQQLAKEQEQVSQEVNAEVETRRRRAEIEDSTLHNLIETDADLSQKNKRVMEESLAEVGQMEVDADWQAEVIKRLQKTEERQEKQRDQLVNLCKQTRAKEEEIVQLMVEVEGKQWDDVLAKQAELDEERQAAVNAQWRSLISQETETKQHQGKLQKSLEDSLNHQKEKRLRSSCSSRGLLHKPQIKTTNISLNNQSPSDNSSYFSLDRGRGELDCKERELMDEIRELRTKLAARARVTDFNSTSAISSIHSH encoded by the exons ATGTCTCCAAAAGTCAGGACAGTAAGATACCTGGATTTCCTGCCAGATAGTTTTGATGGTGGATCCAACCAG ACTCTGGGTGTTTTGAGCCAAGAAGGCATCATGCGCTTCATTAATATTCAGACATGCAAGCAGATCTTTGAAATAGGGTCTCATGAGGATGCCATCTCCTCAGCAAGCATTAGTCCTAAGGGCCATCATATTGTTGCTGTAATGGACAGTGGTGCACTTAAAATCTATGACGTACGAAGTCTTACACCAGATATCAGTCAG cctcCTCAGCCTTTGTTGAAAAAGGTCACAAAAGGCAACAGCAATGAGGGGTTCTGTTTGAAAGTGAAGGTGCAAACGGGAACAGGTCAGCATCCGGTCAAAACATCAGGACGCAGAATCCAAACCAAAGTACTCCCACGGCCCACTGCTTCTACACTGGATAACAAAGAG ATTGATTTGCCCAATGGCCTGAATAGGAAAAGACTACAAGCATTACTGAGAGCATTTGGGGAATTCCCAGCCAAATACag GATGTTTATTTGGCGTTCTCTGTTGCATCTGCCTGAGAACCATGCAGCTTTCAGCAGTTTGACCAACAAAGGCTTGTACTCTGCATACATGTCCCTTCAGGAACGGTTCCCCATCAAAAGCCACAAACTGCAGAGAGGCCTACAGAG AGTGCTTTCTGCCCTTGCTCACTGGGCAGCCGTCTTTGGTGAGACAGATTATCTCCCTCTACTGGCCTTTCCATTTGTCAAACTGTTCCAGAACAATCCACTGATCTGCTTTGAAGTAGTGGCCACAGTCATTG TGAACTGGTGCCAGCACTGGTTTGAGTACTTTCCGAACCCTCCACTTAATGTTCTGAACCTGGCTGAGAATGTGCTGGCCCATCATGATAGAGAGCTGCTTCAGCATTTTGTTGCCTGTGGTGTTACCTCACAG CTGTATGCATGGCCCCTTTTTGAAACTCTGTTCTCTGAGGTACTGATCAGAGAAGAGTGGCTGAAACTATTTGACAACGTTTTCTCGAATCATCCCTCGTTTCTTCTTATGGCTGTGGTGGCCTATGTTACCTGCTGCAGAGCACCACTGCTGCTTTGTACTGACAAGAAGGACTTTGAG TACTTTTTCCATCATCGGAACAGCTTGGACATTGGCGCCATGCTGAAAGAAGCCTATCGGCTGATGGAAAACACCCCTGCTGACATCCACCCCAGCTCCACGCTGAGTGAATTTGAACCTCTTACACAGGGGCAGTACCCCATCTTTAACAAATACCCCACCTTCATAGTGGAGTACCAATCCCAAGAACGCGAGAGGATCCGTCATCAGGAAGTGGAATATCTAAGAGAGAG ACAGGAGGTTCAGGAGCTGCATGCTGAGGCAGTCAGACAGCAGGCTGAGTTTGAGGCCTGGTACAAACAGCAGGAGCTGCTTGTGCAAGGAGAGGAGCAACATAGAAGGATCCTACAGGAAGAGGAGAATAAACTTGCAGAACAGAGAGCTAG ATTGGCTGCTATGAAGCGTGAGCTAAAGGTGAAGGAACTCAATCTGATTGACTCTGCCAGAAGACGTTTTCTAAAGCACCAACAGGATCAGCGCAGAATCCAGCTCCAGAGACTTGATGATGAGATTCAGAGAAAG ATGGTGCTGCGAGATCAGGAGACGGCGACAGCTGTTCATGATATAGAAGTAAGACAGATGGAGCTGGATGCACAGCGACACCTTTTTGAACAG CAACTGGCCAAGGAGCAGGAGCAAGTGAGTCAGGAGGTGAATGCGGAGGTGGAAACACGGAGACGCAGGGCTGAAATAGAAGATTCTACCCTCCACAATCTCATTGAAACAGATGCTGATCTCAGCCAGAAAAACAAGAGG GTAATGGAAGAGTCTCTGGCAGAGGTGGGGCAGATGGAAGTGGATGCTGATTGGCAGGCCGAGGTGATCAAGCGATTGCAGAAGACAGAGGAGAGGCAGGAAAAGCAAAGAGATCAACTGGTAAACCTTTGCAAGCAAACACGTGCGAAGGAAGAAGAAATAGTCCAGCTAATGGTTGAAGTGGAGGGAAAACAG TGGGATGATGTGTTAGCTAAACAAGCTGAACTGGATGAGGAAAGACAGGCAGCTGTAAACGCCCAGTGGAGGTCACTTATCTCTCAGGAAACAGAGACTAAGCAACATCAAGGCAAGCTGCAAAAGAGTCTGGAGGATTCACTAA ATCATCAGAAAGAAAAGAGGCTCCGATCTTCCTGCTCGTCCAGAGGGCTGCTGCACAAGCCCCAGATTAAGACCACCAACATATCCTTGAACAATCAGTCCCCCTCAGATAATTCATCTTACT TTTCTTTAGATCGTGGCCGAGGGGAGCTTGACTGTAAGGAAAGGGAGTTGATGGATGAAATCAGGGAACTGAGGACAAAATTGGCTGCCAGGGCCAGAGTTACTGACTTCAACTCAACTTCAGCCATCTCTTCTATACACTCTCACTGA